From one Humulus lupulus chromosome 8, drHumLupu1.1, whole genome shotgun sequence genomic stretch:
- the LOC133798307 gene encoding eukaryotic translation initiation factor 3 subunit F — translation MANEHTVLQFSSSLSSSLSAKVHPLVIFNISDCYVRRPDQAERVIGTLLGSILPDGTVDIRNSYAVPHSEFSDQVALDIDYHHNMLLSHQKVNPKEVIVGWYSTGLGVTGGSALIHEFYSREVPNPVHLTVDTGFSNGEGTIKAYVFVNLSLGDRQLAAQFQEIPLDLRMIEAERVGFDILKTTAVDKIPTDLEGMEATMERLLALIDDVYKYVDNVVEGQIAPDNNIGRFISDTLASVPKLPPAAFDKLVNDSLQDHLLLLYLSSITRTQLGLAEKLNTAAQIL, via the exons ATGGCGAACGAGCACACAGTGTTGCAGTTCTCATCTTCGTTGTCGTCAAGCTTGTCAGCGAAGGTTCACCCTCTAGTCATCTTCAACATATCCGATTGTTATGTGAGGCGACCTGATCAGGCCGAACGAGTTATTGGAACCCTACTCGGCTCGATCTTGCCAGATGGAACCGTCGATATCCGAAACTCTTACGCTGTTCCTCACAGCGAGTTCTCCGATCAG GTGGCTTTGGATATTGACTACCATCACAATATGTTGTTATCTCACCAAAAGGTGAACCCGAAGGAAGTAATTGTTGGATG GTATTCAACTGGTTTAGGAGTTACTGGTGGCAGTGCATTGATTCATGAGTTTTATTCTAGAGAAGTACCTAACCCAGTTCATTTGACTGTTGATACGGGGTTTAGTAATGGAGAGGGTACCATAAAAGCTTATGTTTTTGTTAATCTATCTCTTGGAGACCGACAACTTGCTGCACAATTTCAAGAGATACCTTTGGATCTTCGTATGATTGAAGCTGAGCGAGTTGGAT TTGATATTCTAAAGACGACAGCAGTTGACAAAATCCCAACTGATTTGGAAGGAATGGAGGCCACAATGGAGCGGCTTTTAGCCCTTATTGATGATGTTTACAAATATGTTGACAATGTTGTG GAAGGGCAAATTGCACCAGATAACAACATAGGGAGATTTATCTCGGATACTCTAGCATCTGTTCCTAAATTACCTCCAGCAGCTTTTGATAAGCTTGTCAACGACAGCCTGCAG GACCATCTGCTGTTGCTGTATTTGTCAAGCATCACCAGAACACAGctcggtttagcggaaaagttgAACACTGCTGCTCAGATTCTGTAA